Proteins encoded together in one Macadamia integrifolia cultivar HAES 741 chromosome 8, SCU_Mint_v3, whole genome shotgun sequence window:
- the LOC122086815 gene encoding uncharacterized protein LOC122086815 encodes MKKYDKITSRRAARAYLNMVDNSYLGSSDEVTKLMERVEATFIKHFSNSNRQKGINILRPQAKRERHRITFSMESLECNMQPKTSHGLCLETVSGYSGLFSVMSTILAGVLGVGLQQISHANGKTVTIKFQIPPTCEAPHLIVDLVSHLGLKDERGGGSDMGGLIGRSLLIHLFLVLLSIKSTRC; translated from the exons ATGAAGAAATATGACAAG atCACTTCAAGAAGGGCAGCAAGGGCTTACCTAAACATGGTTGACAACTCTTACCTTGGAAGCTCTGATGAG GTCACTAAGCTCATGGAGAGAGTGGAAGCTACCTTCATCAAGCACTTCTCAAACTCAAACCGACAGAAGGGCATAAACATCTTGCGACCACAAGCAAAGAGAGAAAGGCATAGAATAACATTTTCCATGG AGTCTCTCGAATGCAACATGCAGCCGAAAACATCTCATGGATTGTGTTTAGAAACAGTATCAGGATATTCTGGGTTATTTTCAGTAATGTCAACAATCTTGGCTGGGGTCCTAGGAGTTGGACTGCAACAAATATCTCATGCAAATGGCAAAACG GTCACAATCAAATTCCAAATACCTCCAACATGTGAAGCGCCACACTTAATTGTGGACCTTGTTTCACATCTAGGATTGAAGGATGAACGTGGTGGTGGATCAGATATGGGGGGTTTGATTGGGAGGAGTCTTCTTATTCATCTTTTTCTAGTCCTGCTCTCAATCAAATCTACGAG ATGCTGA